The proteins below are encoded in one region of Deinococcus ruber:
- a CDS encoding AfsR/SARP family transcriptional regulator, producing MKTVRTSTDATFPVDATLDRAATPRLQIRTFGRAEVLVDGQSAEWHAASAQDLCFYLLSFPAGRTRAQILDDLWGLEADHQSGNRFRVTLHRLRGALGLPNSVNEAYGRYSLSPEVFQASDVQQFYAALQRADRAADSQERMAAYRQVLDTYAGEYLPEFQTEWARQARQEHQAAFVRACTDLSAVYCELSDCREAVSTLTQALKLDPFIGENYHQKLMTCLSVTENRYAAIEHYRRFIRFLQDDLQDTPMSETAQLAERVKSGEHICKKMQGQEAPSTYHCPLTVDGVCPGGMQQLLQLT from the coding sequence ATGAAGACAGTACGCACCTCCACCGACGCGACCTTCCCGGTTGACGCGACTCTGGACCGGGCCGCGACGCCTCGGCTTCAGATTCGCACCTTCGGGCGGGCCGAAGTGCTGGTCGATGGACAGAGCGCAGAGTGGCATGCGGCCAGTGCGCAGGATCTGTGCTTCTACCTGCTGTCGTTTCCGGCGGGGCGCACCCGCGCTCAGATTCTCGATGATCTGTGGGGCCTGGAAGCCGACCACCAGAGCGGCAACCGCTTCCGGGTCACGCTTCATCGTCTGCGGGGGGCACTCGGCCTGCCAAATTCGGTGAACGAGGCGTATGGGCGCTACAGCCTGTCGCCGGAAGTCTTTCAGGCATCGGACGTGCAGCAGTTTTACGCCGCTCTGCAACGGGCTGATCGAGCTGCTGATTCCCAGGAACGGATGGCGGCGTATCGGCAGGTTCTCGATACCTACGCTGGCGAATACCTGCCCGAGTTTCAGACCGAGTGGGCGCGGCAGGCCAGGCAGGAACATCAGGCCGCCTTCGTGCGGGCGTGTACCGACCTGTCTGCCGTGTACTGCGAACTTTCGGACTGCCGCGAGGCCGTGAGCACGCTGACGCAGGCCCTGAAACTCGATCCGTTCATCGGCGAAAACTATCATCAGAAGTTGATGACCTGTCTGTCTGTCACCGAGAACCGTTACGCGGCCATCGAGCACTATCGCCGCTTCATCCGGTTCCTTCAGGACGATCTTCAGGACACCCCGATGTCGGAAACAGCTCAGCTGGCCGAGCGTGTCAAGAGCGGCGAACATATCTGCAAGAAGATGCAGGGCCAGGAAGCGCCGAGCACCTACCATTGCCCCCTGACGGTCGATGGAGTGTGTCCTGGTGGGATGCAGCAGTTATTACAGCTCACCTGA
- a CDS encoding MDR family MFS transporter, whose amino-acid sequence MTTTPTSATAPPISSAAPQAGTQPQFTAQEKLFTMIGTLLGLLLAALDQTIVATAGPQIQKDLRIDASLYTWITTAYLVASTVMVPIYGKLSDLFGRKAILLFGVVTFLVGSLLCGMSGEAFMGNFLGGGTGQLIAFRAVQGFGSAALFTTAFAVVSDLYPPAERGRYTGLFGAVFGISSVLGPLLGGFLTDHLSWHWVFYVNLPIGAVALAFIITRMPALKHLYGQTEAKPRLDLLGAFWLVVGVVPLLLALSLGKSTLTVGETGFLWTSWQELSMFGLAVLGIAAFLFTERRAHDPLMNLGLFQNRVYSVGIVASFLLSMAFLGPIIFLPLFMVNVVGLSATNSGLTLTPLVLGLVAGNILSGQLVSRFGKYKPLMIAGLVILMVAFLLMGFTIHADSSQASVTLKMILIGLGLGPSIPLYTLAIQNASDPRLTGQVTSSVTFFRNLGQVVGVAILGTVFSNVLSTQLNVAKGEARALLPVSAQSQFDSLSSGGQSSASNFDVAAIKRTVSTKLSDQETLITKALRDNDAASVQTLLANPQTPAPLRVVLKAGGIEQQVKAADTALLTQITAAVRGGQLAALTNNPQLPAALRGQLAQIPPQAVATAQGQNAVISRISQGIRASEGAVVTQVKTQAVAQAVKAIDDSKPTILHAIDVFGAGFKQALTDAVTQIFRYGLVMVLLGLIATLLLPQIPLRRGGAAAAPVLE is encoded by the coding sequence ACCATGATCGGTACGCTGCTGGGGCTGCTGCTGGCCGCCCTGGACCAGACCATCGTGGCGACGGCAGGCCCACAGATTCAGAAAGACCTGCGAATCGATGCAAGCCTGTACACCTGGATCACCACCGCGTATCTGGTGGCCTCCACCGTGATGGTGCCGATCTACGGCAAGCTCTCGGACCTCTTCGGACGCAAGGCTATCCTGCTGTTCGGCGTCGTGACGTTTCTGGTCGGCTCGCTGCTGTGCGGGATGTCTGGTGAGGCGTTCATGGGCAACTTCCTGGGCGGCGGCACCGGGCAACTGATCGCATTCCGTGCAGTCCAGGGCTTTGGCAGCGCGGCGCTCTTTACCACCGCCTTCGCTGTCGTTTCCGATCTGTACCCGCCTGCCGAGCGGGGCCGCTACACCGGTCTCTTCGGCGCAGTCTTCGGGATTTCCAGCGTGCTGGGGCCGCTGCTGGGCGGCTTTCTGACCGACCATCTCAGCTGGCACTGGGTCTTTTACGTCAACCTGCCCATCGGTGCAGTGGCGCTCGCCTTCATCATCACCCGTATGCCCGCCCTGAAGCATCTGTACGGTCAGACCGAAGCAAAACCACGCCTCGATCTGCTGGGAGCCTTCTGGCTGGTGGTGGGCGTCGTACCGCTGCTGCTTGCGCTCAGTCTGGGTAAATCCACGCTGACAGTGGGAGAAACCGGCTTCCTATGGACATCGTGGCAGGAACTGAGCATGTTTGGCCTCGCCGTGCTGGGCATCGCCGCTTTTCTGTTCACAGAGCGCCGCGCCCACGATCCGCTGATGAACCTGGGGCTGTTCCAGAACCGCGTGTACTCGGTGGGCATCGTGGCGTCGTTCCTCCTGAGCATGGCTTTTCTCGGCCCGATCATCTTTCTGCCGCTGTTTATGGTCAATGTGGTGGGTCTGTCGGCCACCAATTCCGGCCTGACCCTCACGCCGCTGGTGCTGGGTCTGGTGGCGGGCAACATTCTGAGCGGACAGCTGGTGTCGAGATTCGGTAAGTACAAGCCGCTGATGATCGCGGGTCTGGTGATCCTGATGGTCGCCTTCCTGCTGATGGGCTTTACCATCCACGCCGATTCGTCTCAGGCATCGGTCACGCTGAAGATGATTCTGATCGGGCTGGGGCTGGGGCCATCCATTCCGCTGTACACCCTGGCGATTCAGAACGCCTCCGATCCGCGCCTGACCGGACAGGTCACGTCGTCGGTCACGTTCTTCCGCAATCTGGGACAGGTGGTGGGCGTCGCGATTCTGGGCACCGTGTTCTCGAACGTGCTGAGCACCCAGCTCAATGTCGCAAAAGGCGAGGCGCGTGCGCTGCTGCCGGTCAGTGCCCAGTCGCAGTTCGATTCGCTGAGCAGCGGCGGCCAGAGTTCGGCCAGCAATTTCGATGTAGCCGCCATCAAGCGCACCGTCAGCACGAAGCTCAGCGATCAGGAAACGCTGATCACCAAGGCGCTGCGCGACAACGATGCCGCCAGCGTGCAGACGCTCCTAGCCAACCCGCAGACGCCCGCACCTCTCAGAGTCGTGCTGAAAGCGGGCGGCATCGAACAGCAGGTGAAAGCCGCCGATACGGCCCTCCTGACGCAGATCACGGCGGCTGTCAGAGGCGGTCAGCTGGCTGCGCTGACCAACAATCCGCAGCTTCCGGCAGCTCTGCGCGGTCAGCTGGCCCAGATTCCGCCGCAGGCCGTCGCCACGGCCCAGGGCCAGAACGCCGTGATTTCGCGCATCTCACAGGGCATTCGTGCCAGTGAGGGCGCGGTGGTGACCCAGGTCAAGACGCAGGCCGTGGCCCAGGCCGTGAAGGCGATTGACGACAGCAAGCCCACCATCCTGCACGCCATCGACGTATTTGGTGCGGGCTTCAAGCAGGCTCTGACCGATGCCGTGACCCAGATTTTCCGGTACGGCCTGGTGATGGTGCTGCTCGGTCTGATCGCGACGCTGCTGCTGCCGCAGATTCCACTCCGCAGGGGCGGCGCGGCGGCGGCTCCTGTGCTGGAGTAA